One Arcobacter lacus genomic region harbors:
- the secE gene encoding preprotein translocase subunit SecE: MNKLKTYYSSVKSELSKVIFPIKEQIRTAYISVFIVVTVITLFLALIDGIMSISLSSIIN; this comes from the coding sequence GTGAATAAATTAAAAACTTATTATTCTAGTGTAAAGTCAGAATTATCTAAAGTAATTTTTCCCATAAAAGAACAAATTAGAACAGCTTATATATCTGTTTTTATTGTAGTTACAGTAATAACTCTATTTTTAGCTTTAATTGATGGTATTATGTCAATAAGCTTATCTTCTATTATAAATTAA
- the rplA gene encoding 50S ribosomal protein L1, which yields MAKVSKRYKALAEKVEERKYSLAEACTAVRDLKSAKFDESVEIALNLNVDPRHADQMIRGAVVLPNGTGKTVRVAVFAKGVKLDEAKAAGADVVGNDDLAEQIQAGNINFDVLIATPDCMGIVGKVGRILGPKGLMPNPKTGTVTMDVTKAVNDAKGGQVTYRVDKKGNMQAAVGKVSFSAEAIKENVEAFVAAINKAKPSTAKGRYITNAAISLTMSPSIILDNMELMEVR from the coding sequence ATGGCAAAAGTTTCAAAAAGATATAAAGCGTTAGCTGAAAAAGTTGAAGAAAGAAAATACTCTTTAGCTGAAGCTTGTACAGCTGTAAGAGATTTAAAATCAGCTAAATTTGATGAGAGTGTTGAAATTGCTCTTAACTTAAACGTAGATCCAAGACATGCTGATCAAATGATTAGAGGTGCAGTTGTTCTTCCAAATGGTACGGGGAAAACTGTTAGAGTTGCAGTATTTGCAAAAGGTGTTAAATTAGATGAAGCAAAAGCAGCTGGTGCTGATGTTGTTGGAAATGACGATTTAGCAGAGCAAATTCAAGCTGGAAATATTAATTTTGATGTTTTAATTGCAACTCCTGATTGTATGGGAATTGTTGGTAAAGTTGGAAGAATCCTTGGACCAAAAGGTTTAATGCCAAATCCTAAAACTGGAACAGTTACTATGGATGTTACAAAAGCAGTTAATGATGCTAAAGGTGGTCAAGTAACTTATAGAGTTGACAAAAAAGGTAATATGCAAGCAGCTGTTGGAAAAGTTTCTTTTTCTGCTGAAGCTATTAAAGAGAATGTTGAAGCATTTGTTGCTGCGATTAATAAAGCTAAACCTTCAACTGCAAAAGGAAGATATATCACTAATGCAGCAATTTCATTAACAATGAGTCCATCTATTATTTTAGATAATATGGAATTAATGGAAGTAAGATAA
- a CDS encoding ATP-binding cassette domain-containing protein, translating into MLNIKKLQISSQNKMLVNISFDITNSCALIGESGSGKSLTLKALLNLLPSNLKLNKEIDSPFELNYDSIGFIPQNPFTSLSSMTKIKNQFFCSNEKKEEVLKLLDLDKSVLNKFPSQLSGGQIQRVVIAIALSRNIKLLLLDEPTTALDIENKNNIINIVNDLKKQLNILILFVTHDIESIKDICENIVILKNGEIVEKGLTKDVLSSPKDEYTKSLINSTFKNKDFRI; encoded by the coding sequence ATGTTAAATATAAAAAAATTACAAATCTCTTCACAAAACAAAATGTTAGTAAATATCTCTTTTGATATAACTAACTCTTGTGCATTAATAGGAGAGAGTGGAAGTGGAAAATCTTTAACTTTAAAAGCTTTATTAAATCTTCTTCCATCAAATTTGAAATTAAATAAAGAGATAGATTCACCTTTTGAGTTAAACTATGATTCAATAGGATTTATTCCACAAAATCCATTTACTTCTTTATCTTCTATGACAAAAATCAAAAATCAATTTTTCTGTTCAAATGAAAAAAAAGAGGAAGTTTTAAAACTTTTAGATTTAGATAAATCAGTCTTAAATAAATTTCCATCACAACTAAGTGGTGGTCAAATCCAAAGAGTTGTTATTGCAATAGCATTAAGTAGAAATATAAAATTACTTTTGCTTGATGAACCAACAACAGCTTTGGATATAGAAAATAAAAACAATATAATAAATATAGTAAATGATTTAAAAAAACAACTAAATATTTTGATTCTTTTTGTAACTCATGATATAGAATCTATTAAAGATATTTGTGAAAATATTGTTATTTTAAAAAATGGAGAGATTGTTGAAAAAGGTTTGACAAAAGATGTTTTATCTTCACCGAAAGATGAATATACAAAAAGTTTGATTAATTCGACTTTTAAAAATAAAGATTTTAGGATTTAA
- the rplK gene encoding 50S ribosomal protein L11 — MAKKIQGFLKLQIPAGAANPSPPVGPALGQRGVNIMEFCKAFNEKTKDKAGYRIPVVLTIYTDKSFTFELKQPPMTELIKKVSGVKKGSDNPLKNKVGKLSKAQIMEIVDMKIKDLNTDDREVAAKIVAGSARSIGIETEL; from the coding sequence ATGGCTAAGAAAATACAAGGGTTTTTAAAATTACAAATACCTGCTGGAGCAGCGAACCCATCACCTCCAGTTGGACCTGCTTTAGGTCAAAGAGGTGTTAATATTATGGAGTTTTGTAAAGCATTTAATGAAAAAACAAAAGACAAAGCAGGATATAGAATTCCTGTAGTTCTTACAATTTATACAGATAAAAGCTTTACTTTTGAATTAAAACAACCACCAATGACAGAACTAATTAAAAAAGTTTCAGGTGTAAAAAAAGGTAGTGATAATCCACTTAAAAATAAAGTTGGAAAATTATCAAAAGCACAAATTATGGAAATCGTTGATATGAAAATCAAAGATTTAAATACAGATGATAGAGAAGTTGCAGCAAAAATTGTTGCTGGTTCAGCTAGATCAATTGGTATTGAAACAGAATTATAA
- the gpmI gene encoding 2,3-bisphosphoglycerate-independent phosphoglycerate mutase has translation MSNKTLLIITDGIGHNSSNKNNAFYTAKKPTYDYLFENVPYSLIHTYGEYVGLPDMQMGNSEVGHMTIGSGRVLYQDLVKIHLAIKNDTLKDNEILKNTISKSNNVHLLGLASDGGVHSHINHIIAMAKIAKNMGKKVFIHIITDGRDVAPNCAKTYINQILEICDEDIKIATISGRYYAMDRDNRWDRVKKAYDSITFANPKTQDDILSYIETSYKNEIFDEFIEPTSFEGYNGIEKNDGIIFCNFRSDRMREISSVFAKADFNEFATFKDTLNFASMTQYDKNVFIPVLFPKDNPKNTLAEVISNAGLSQLHTAETEKYAHVTFFFNGGVEEPVLNETRVLIPSPQVATYDLQPEMSAPAVGDAVKTAMNDNIDFIVVNFANGDMVGHTGVFEAAVKAVEAVDFELGQIFELAKKQNYNIILTSDHGNCEMMKDDEGNILTNHTVGDVYCFVYSPKVKEVKTGSLNNIAPTVLKLMDLEIPKEMDKPLI, from the coding sequence ATGAGTAACAAAACACTACTTATAATAACAGATGGAATAGGACATAACTCTTCAAATAAGAATAATGCCTTTTATACAGCAAAAAAACCAACTTATGATTATTTATTTGAAAATGTACCATATTCACTAATTCATACTTATGGAGAATATGTTGGCTTACCTGATATGCAAATGGGTAATAGTGAAGTAGGACACATGACAATAGGAAGTGGAAGAGTTTTATATCAAGATTTAGTAAAAATACATCTTGCTATAAAAAATGATACATTAAAAGATAATGAAATTTTAAAAAATACAATTTCAAAATCAAATAATGTTCATCTTTTAGGACTTGCTAGCGATGGTGGTGTTCACTCTCATATAAATCATATTATTGCCATGGCAAAAATAGCAAAAAATATGGGCAAAAAAGTTTTTATTCATATTATCACTGATGGAAGAGATGTTGCACCAAATTGTGCAAAAACTTACATAAATCAAATTTTAGAGATTTGTGATGAGGATATAAAAATTGCTACAATTTCTGGAAGATATTATGCCATGGATAGAGATAATAGATGGGATAGAGTAAAAAAAGCTTATGATTCAATAACTTTTGCAAATCCAAAAACTCAAGATGATATTTTATCTTATATTGAAACTTCATATAAAAATGAAATTTTTGATGAATTTATCGAACCAACTTCTTTTGAAGGATACAATGGAATAGAAAAAAATGATGGAATAATCTTCTGTAACTTCAGAAGTGATAGAATGAGAGAGATTTCTAGTGTTTTTGCAAAAGCTGATTTTAATGAATTTGCTACTTTTAAAGATACTTTAAATTTTGCATCTATGACACAATATGATAAAAATGTATTTATTCCTGTACTTTTTCCTAAAGATAATCCAAAAAACACTTTAGCAGAAGTTATTTCAAATGCCGGATTATCTCAACTTCATACAGCTGAAACTGAAAAATATGCTCACGTTACATTTTTCTTTAATGGGGGAGTTGAAGAACCTGTTTTAAATGAAACAAGAGTTTTAATTCCCTCACCTCAAGTTGCAACTTATGATTTACAACCTGAAATGAGTGCACCTGCTGTTGGAGATGCAGTAAAAACGGCAATGAATGACAACATAGATTTTATAGTTGTAAATTTTGCAAATGGTGATATGGTTGGACATACAGGAGTTTTTGAAGCTGCTGTTAAAGCAGTTGAAGCAGTTGATTTTGAATTAGGTCAAATTTTTGAATTAGCAAAAAAACAAAACTACAATATTATTTTAACATCAGACCATGGAAATTGTGAAATGATGAAAGATGATGAAGGAAATATTTTAACAAATCATACAGTTGGAGATGTTTATTGTTTTGTTTATTCACCAAAAGTAAAAGAGGTAAAAACTGGAAGTTTAAATAATATTGCACCAACAGTTTTAAAACTTATGGATTTAGAGATTCCAAAAGAGATGGATAAACCTTTAATATAA
- the mraY gene encoding phospho-N-acetylmuramoyl-pentapeptide-transferase — MFYWLYRHLEINILQYISVRAGISFFIAFVLTIYLMPKFIRWARAKKASQPIYELAPESHKIKAGTPTMGGVVFIFATIVATILTAKLNNFYIVGGLLTLALFSFIGIQDDYSKISKEKNSAGLTPRMKLLFQFLCAGLVASILFFYGHSNELFTPFYKFPLFEMGVFAIVFWMFVIVASSNAVNLTDGLDGLATVPSILAFSTLSILVYVVGHTIFANYLLFPNIQIAGELAIMGSAICGALIAFLWFNAHPAEVFMGDSGSLPLGAFMGYMAIVAKSEILLLAIGFIFVWETVSVILQVGSYKLRQKRVFLMAPIHHHFEQKGWKENKIIVRFWIIAFMSNLIALLSLKIR; from the coding sequence TTGTTTTACTGGCTTTATAGACACTTAGAAATCAATATCTTACAGTATATCTCTGTTAGAGCAGGAATCAGTTTTTTTATCGCATTCGTTTTAACTATATATTTAATGCCTAAATTTATTAGGTGGGCAAGAGCTAAAAAAGCTTCTCAACCAATTTATGAATTAGCTCCAGAAAGCCATAAAATAAAAGCAGGAACGCCTACTATGGGAGGAGTTGTTTTTATTTTCGCTACAATTGTTGCTACTATTTTAACTGCAAAGCTTAATAATTTTTATATAGTTGGTGGACTATTAACTTTAGCTCTTTTTTCATTTATTGGAATTCAAGATGATTATTCAAAAATATCAAAAGAGAAAAATAGTGCAGGTTTAACTCCCCGAATGAAATTGTTATTTCAGTTTTTATGTGCTGGATTAGTGGCATCAATTCTTTTTTTCTATGGACATTCAAATGAACTTTTTACTCCTTTTTATAAATTTCCTTTATTTGAAATGGGAGTTTTTGCAATTGTGTTTTGGATGTTTGTTATTGTAGCTTCTTCAAATGCTGTTAATTTAACAGATGGATTAGATGGATTAGCTACAGTTCCATCTATTTTAGCATTCTCTACTTTATCTATTTTGGTTTACGTTGTTGGGCATACCATTTTTGCAAATTATTTGTTGTTCCCAAATATTCAAATTGCAGGTGAGTTAGCTATTATGGGAAGTGCTATTTGTGGTGCTTTAATTGCTTTTTTATGGTTTAATGCTCATCCTGCTGAAGTTTTTATGGGAGATTCGGGTTCTTTACCTTTAGGAGCATTTATGGGATATATGGCAATAGTTGCAAAATCAGAAATTTTATTACTTGCTATTGGATTTATTTTTGTATGGGAGACAGTTTCTGTTATTTTACAAGTTGGATCATATAAATTAAGACAAAAAAGAGTTTTTTTAATGGCACCAATTCACCATCATTTTGAACAAAAAGGTTGGAAAGAAAATAAAATAATTGTAAGATTTTGGATTATTGCATTTATGTCAAATTTAATTGCACTGTTAAGTTTAAAAATTAGATAA
- the murD gene encoding UDP-N-acetylmuramoyl-L-alanine--D-glutamate ligase produces MKKDYREIRVLGKGVTSLALKDKFPNATLYDDSDFNLYDKNSDELTVVSPGIPPFNQMISNSKNLISDYDLFENIMPFSIWISGTNGKTTTTQMCQHLLEKYDSIYGGNIGVPLSHLDENKKIWILETSSFTLHYTHKAKPNIYILLPITEDHITWHGSFEEYKKAKLKPLELMNENDIAIIPNEFKDVKTKAFVITYNDSDDLCRFFNIDKSKIKFKEPFLLDSILSLCTSKIIFDEINYDLINEFIIDKHKVEEFYDKKNRLWIDDSKATNVDATIKALIPYQKSNIHIILGGDDKGANLVPLFENIKNLDITVYAIGTNANRILQYCKEFSINVFKCDFLNIAVEKISANMNQDSIAILSPAAASLDQFKSYAHRGDEFKNKVHNLSLD; encoded by the coding sequence ATGAAAAAAGATTATAGAGAAATTAGAGTTTTAGGAAAAGGTGTTACTTCTCTTGCATTAAAAGATAAATTTCCAAATGCAACACTTTATGATGATAGCGATTTTAATTTATATGATAAAAATTCAGATGAACTAACAGTTGTAAGCCCTGGAATTCCTCCTTTCAATCAAATGATTTCAAATTCTAAGAATCTTATTAGTGATTATGATCTATTTGAGAATATTATGCCTTTTTCTATTTGGATATCAGGAACAAATGGAAAAACTACAACAACACAAATGTGTCAACATTTATTAGAAAAATATGATTCAATTTATGGTGGGAATATTGGTGTTCCTTTAAGTCACTTAGATGAAAATAAAAAAATTTGGATTTTAGAAACTTCATCATTTACTTTGCATTATACACATAAAGCAAAACCAAATATTTATATATTACTTCCGATTACAGAAGACCATATAACTTGGCATGGAAGTTTTGAAGAATATAAAAAAGCAAAATTAAAACCTTTAGAATTAATGAATGAAAATGATATAGCAATAATTCCAAATGAATTTAAAGATGTAAAAACAAAGGCTTTTGTAATCACATATAATGATAGTGATGATTTATGTAGATTTTTTAATATTGATAAATCAAAAATTAAATTTAAAGAACCATTTTTATTAGATTCGATTTTATCATTATGTACAAGTAAAATAATTTTTGATGAAATTAACTATGATTTGATAAATGAATTTATTATTGATAAACATAAAGTTGAAGAATTTTATGATAAAAAAAATAGATTATGGATTGATGATAGTAAAGCTACAAATGTTGATGCAACAATAAAAGCATTAATTCCATATCAAAAAAGTAATATTCATATTATATTAGGTGGAGATGATAAAGGTGCAAATTTAGTTCCATTATTTGAAAATATAAAAAATTTAGATATTACAGTTTATGCTATTGGAACAAATGCAAATAGAATTTTGCAATATTGTAAAGAATTTTCTATAAATGTGTTTAAATGTGATTTTTTAAATATAGCAGTTGAAAAAATCAGTGCAAATATGAATCAAGATAGTATAGCAATTTTATCTCCTGCAGCTGCTTCTTTAGACCAATTTAAGTCTTATGCTCATAGAGGAGATGAATTCAAAAATAAAGTGCACAATTTAAGTTTAGATTAA
- the tuf gene encoding elongation factor Tu, whose translation MAKEKFSRNKPHVNIGTIGHVDHGKTTLTAAISAVLAVKYGGEMKDYDQIDNAPEERERGITIATSHIEYETAKRHYAHVDCPGHADYVKNMITGAAQMDGAILVIASTDGPMAQTREHILLSKQVGVPYIVVFMNKEDQLDPQDKEEMLELVEMEIRELLSTYDFPGDDTPIIAGSAFQALEEAKAGSVGPWAEKIVALMDAVDEYIPTPERDIDQAFLMPVEDVFSISGRGTVVTGRIEKGTIKVGEEIEIVGFGDTKKTTVTGVEMFRKEMDQGQAGDNCGILLRGIKKEEVERGQVLVKPGTITPHTKFRCEVYILSKEEGGRHTPFFSGYRPQFYVRTTDVTGSCTLPEGTEMVMPGDNVEMTVELVAPIALDKGTKFAIREGGRTVGAGVIAEIIE comes from the coding sequence ATGGCAAAAGAAAAGTTTTCAAGAAATAAGCCACACGTTAATATTGGTACAATCGGTCACGTTGACCACGGTAAAACTACTTTAACAGCTGCTATTTCTGCGGTTCTTGCAGTTAAATATGGTGGAGAGATGAAAGATTATGATCAAATCGATAACGCTCCAGAAGAAAGAGAAAGAGGTATTACAATTGCTACTTCTCACATTGAGTACGAAACTGCAAAAAGACACTATGCTCACGTAGATTGTCCAGGTCACGCGGATTATGTTAAAAACATGATTACTGGTGCTGCTCAAATGGATGGAGCTATCTTAGTTATCGCTTCAACAGATGGACCAATGGCTCAAACAAGAGAGCACATCTTATTATCAAAACAAGTTGGTGTTCCATACATCGTTGTATTTATGAATAAAGAAGATCAATTAGATCCTCAAGATAAAGAAGAGATGTTAGAACTTGTTGAAATGGAAATTAGAGAATTATTATCTACTTATGATTTCCCAGGTGATGATACTCCAATTATTGCTGGTTCAGCATTCCAAGCATTAGAAGAAGCTAAAGCTGGTTCAGTTGGTCCATGGGCAGAAAAAATTGTTGCTTTAATGGATGCTGTTGATGAGTATATCCCAACTCCAGAAAGAGATATTGACCAAGCATTCTTAATGCCAGTGGAAGATGTATTCTCTATTTCAGGAAGAGGAACAGTTGTTACTGGAAGAATTGAAAAAGGTACAATTAAAGTTGGAGAAGAGATCGAAATCGTTGGATTTGGAGATACTAAAAAAACAACAGTTACTGGTGTTGAGATGTTTAGAAAAGAAATGGATCAAGGTCAAGCTGGAGACAACTGCGGTATTCTTTTAAGAGGTATCAAAAAAGAGGAAGTTGAAAGAGGACAAGTATTAGTTAAACCAGGTACAATTACTCCTCATACAAAATTCAGATGTGAAGTGTATATCCTTTCTAAAGAGGAAGGTGGTAGACATACTCCATTCTTCTCAGGATATAGACCACAATTTTATGTAAGAACGACAGACGTAACAGGTTCTTGTACTTTACCAGAAGGTACTGAAATGGTTATGCCAGGTGATAACGTAGAAATGACAGTTGAATTAGTTGCTCCAATTGCTCTAGACAAAGGTACTAAATTTGCTATTAGAGAAGGTGGTAGAACTGTAGGTGCTGGAGTTATTGCTGAAATTATCGAATAA
- the rplJ gene encoding 50S ribosomal protein L10, which translates to MTREEKSEVIDFLTAEFKNSLAVVVCDYKGLTHKELEFLRKEAKANNTKVQVAKNTLVTVAVKNAELGDVELSGTNIFLWSEDQISACKVADKFASSNKEKFAIKSGIIEGKIADFATVNAFAKLPSREELLGMLASVWMGPVRNFTIGLDALRRKKEEEAA; encoded by the coding sequence ATGACAAGAGAAGAAAAATCGGAAGTTATTGATTTTTTAACAGCAGAATTTAAAAATTCATTAGCAGTTGTTGTTTGTGATTATAAAGGACTTACTCATAAAGAGTTAGAATTTTTAAGAAAAGAAGCAAAAGCTAATAACACTAAAGTTCAAGTTGCTAAAAATACTTTAGTTACTGTTGCTGTTAAAAATGCAGAACTTGGTGATGTTGAATTAAGTGGTACAAATATTTTCTTATGGTCAGAAGATCAAATCTCAGCTTGTAAAGTAGCTGATAAATTTGCATCATCTAACAAAGAAAAATTTGCTATTAAATCAGGGATTATCGAAGGTAAGATTGCTGATTTCGCTACTGTTAATGCGTTTGCTAAATTACCATCAAGAGAAGAACTTCTTGGTATGCTTGCATCTGTATGGATGGGGCCTGTTAGAAACTTTACTATTGGTCTTGATGCACTTAGAAGAAAAAAAGAAGAAGAGGCAGCTTAA
- the rpmG gene encoding 50S ribosomal protein L33: protein MANAVRIKIGLKCQESGDINYTTWKNPKTHTEKFEVRKYCPRLKKHTTHKEVKLKS, encoded by the coding sequence ATGGCAAATGCAGTAAGAATTAAAATAGGATTAAAATGCCAAGAGAGTGGAGATATTAACTACACTACTTGGAAAAATCCAAAGACTCACACTGAAAAGTTTGAAGTTAGAAAATATTGTCCAAGATTAAAAAAACATACTACTCATAAAGAAGTTAAGTTAAAATCTTAA
- the nusG gene encoding transcription termination/antitermination protein NusG — protein MAHKWYAIQTYSGSELSVKKALLKLAEEMADDRIQEVLVPTEDLIEIKKGKKTIVERPLYPAYAFAKIDLDTGLWHRIQSMPKVGRFIGESKKPTALSDKDINLILEKVKNRAAAKPKVSFDTGEMVRINEGAFANFNGLVEDFDMVSGILKLNVSIFGRNTPVEISYTQVERIV, from the coding sequence ATGGCACATAAATGGTATGCAATACAAACTTATTCAGGTAGTGAATTGTCTGTAAAAAAAGCTTTACTTAAGTTAGCTGAGGAAATGGCTGATGATAGAATTCAGGAAGTTTTAGTGCCAACAGAAGACTTAATTGAAATAAAAAAAGGTAAAAAAACTATTGTTGAGAGACCTTTATATCCTGCGTATGCATTTGCTAAAATTGATTTAGATACTGGTTTATGGCATAGAATTCAGTCAATGCCAAAAGTTGGAAGATTTATTGGTGAGTCTAAAAAACCAACTGCTTTATCAGATAAAGACATTAATTTAATTCTAGAAAAAGTTAAGAATAGAGCAGCTGCAAAACCTAAAGTATCTTTTGATACTGGTGAAATGGTTAGAATAAATGAAGGTGCATTTGCAAACTTCAATGGATTAGTGGAAGATTTTGATATGGTATCTGGAATACTTAAATTAAATGTATCTATTTTTGGAAGAAACACTCCAGTTGAGATTTCTTATACTCAAGTTGAAAGAATAGTATAA
- a CDS encoding transglycosylase domain-containing protein produces MMKYIFGLAVVLGLAVAGFLYDLYDQIKDDVDKVVNYSPKQSTQFFDKEGRLLANTFKDENREYVKYDDIPARVIEGLVAIEDTQFFEHWGINPDAISRAMIKNLKAGGFVEGASTLTQQLIKNLTLTREKKLMRKVKEALLAIRLETILTKEEILERYLNHTYFGHGYYGIKTAAKGYFKKDLYELSLKEIAILVGLPRAPSFYDPTRNLQVSLARANQVITRLDTLGWITKEQYEEAINETPTIHNQTLTKNVAPYAIDYAISQLINDVPDIVYGGYKVYLTIDLDAQEIADDSIKRSYEEALKRDLEIRKNSKDPDNNPYTKELNAAMVTMESSTGKILAMVGGVDYSQSVFNRAFQSKRQAGSAIKPFLYQSALNEGYNPASQLFDISRTYNYTVGGVQKKWQPKNYGGNFQGIVTLRDSLIQSRNLSTLNLVTDVGIPIVTNDLKNYGFKDIVDNLSITLGSMSVSLVEFSEAYSTFANNGTQVKPYIVEQIVNKDGQSVTFEPQTKEINTPEQNYLMVSILSDVVKKGTGKKAAVDGIELAGKTGTTNDNIDAWFCGFSPSIQTIVWFGQDDNTPMRRSETGSTIAAPAFSYFFKKYLELHPEIPRTFTKPDGVYVGNFNGKDELYTDKSPLPDIDSQIIIDQSNSNEEVLEF; encoded by the coding sequence ATGATGAAATATATTTTTGGTTTAGCTGTTGTTTTAGGACTTGCAGTTGCAGGTTTTTTATATGATTTATATGATCAAATAAAAGATGATGTTGATAAAGTTGTAAACTATTCGCCAAAACAAAGTACACAGTTTTTTGATAAAGAAGGAAGGCTTTTAGCAAATACTTTTAAAGACGAAAATAGAGAATATGTGAAATATGATGATATTCCTGCTCGTGTTATAGAAGGATTAGTTGCTATTGAAGATACACAATTTTTTGAACATTGGGGAATAAATCCTGATGCAATTAGTCGTGCTATGATAAAAAATTTAAAAGCTGGTGGTTTTGTTGAAGGTGCTAGTACATTAACTCAACAACTTATAAAAAATCTTACTTTAACTAGAGAAAAAAAGTTAATGAGAAAAGTTAAAGAAGCCCTACTTGCAATTAGACTTGAAACTATTTTAACAAAAGAAGAAATTTTAGAAAGATATTTAAATCATACATATTTTGGACATGGTTATTATGGAATAAAAACTGCTGCAAAAGGGTATTTTAAAAAAGATTTATATGAACTATCTTTAAAAGAAATTGCTATTTTAGTAGGACTTCCAAGGGCTCCAAGCTTTTATGATCCAACAAGAAATCTTCAAGTTTCATTAGCACGAGCTAATCAAGTTATCACAAGATTGGATACTTTAGGTTGGATTACAAAAGAACAATATGAAGAAGCCATAAATGAAACTCCAACTATTCACAATCAAACTTTGACAAAAAATGTAGCTCCCTATGCTATTGATTATGCAATAAGCCAATTAATAAATGATGTTCCAGATATTGTTTATGGTGGTTATAAAGTTTATTTAACTATTGATTTAGATGCACAAGAAATAGCTGATGATTCTATAAAAAGATCTTATGAAGAAGCTTTAAAAAGAGATTTAGAAATAAGAAAGAATTCTAAAGACCCAGATAATAATCCTTATACAAAAGAGCTAAATGCTGCAATGGTTACAATGGAAAGTAGTACTGGTAAAATTTTAGCAATGGTTGGAGGAGTTGATTATAGCCAATCAGTATTTAATAGAGCATTTCAATCAAAAAGACAAGCGGGAAGTGCTATTAAACCATTTTTATATCAAAGTGCTTTAAATGAAGGTTATAACCCAGCTAGTCAACTTTTTGATATTTCAAGAACATACAATTATACAGTTGGTGGTGTTCAGAAAAAATGGCAACCAAAAAATTATGGAGGGAATTTCCAAGGAATAGTAACATTAAGAGATTCTTTAATTCAGTCAAGAAACTTATCTACTCTAAATTTGGTAACAGATGTAGGAATTCCAATTGTAACAAATGATTTAAAAAATTATGGTTTTAAAGATATTGTTGATAACTTATCTATAACTTTAGGTTCAATGAGTGTATCTTTAGTCGAATTTAGTGAAGCATATAGTACTTTTGCAAATAATGGAACTCAAGTAAAACCATATATTGTTGAACAAATTGTAAATAAGGATGGTCAAAGTGTAACTTTTGAACCACAAACTAAAGAGATAAATACTCCTGAACAAAACTACTTAATGGTTTCAATTTTATCAGACGTTGTAAAAAAAGGAACTGGTAAAAAAGCAGCAGTTGATGGTATAGAGCTTGCTGGAAAAACTGGTACAACAAATGATAATATTGATGCTTGGTTTTGTGGATTTTCACCATCAATTCAAACAATAGTTTGGTTTGGACAAGATGATAATACTCCAATGAGAAGAAGTGAAACAGGTAGTACTATTGCAGCGCCTGCATTCTCTTATTTTTTCAAAAAATATTTAGAACTTCATCCTGAAATTCCTAGAACTTTTACAAAACCTGATGGTGTTTATGTAGGAAACTTTAATGGAAAAGATGAACTTTACACAGATAAATCTCCTTTACCAGATATTGATTCACAAATTATAATAGATCAATCAAATTCAAATGAAGAAGTTTTAGAGTTTTAA
- the rplL gene encoding 50S ribosomal protein L7/L12, whose product MAISKEDVLEFISGLSVLELSELVKEFEEKFGVSAQPVAVAGGAVAAVEAAEEKTEFDVVIVDSGDKKINVIKEIRAITGLGLKEAKDAAEQTPSTIKEGISKADAEAIKAQLEAAGAKVEVK is encoded by the coding sequence ATGGCAATTTCTAAAGAAGACGTTTTAGAATTTATCTCTGGTTTATCTGTATTAGAATTATCAGAATTAGTAAAAGAATTTGAAGAAAAATTTGGTGTATCTGCTCAACCTGTAGCAGTTGCTGGTGGTGCTGTAGCTGCTGTTGAAGCTGCTGAAGAAAAAACTGAATTTGACGTTGTTATCGTTGATTCAGGAGACAAAAAAATTAACGTAATTAAAGAAATCAGAGCAATTACTGGTTTAGGATTAAAAGAAGCTAAAGATGCTGCTGAGCAAACTCCTTCAACAATTAAAGAAGGTATCTCTAAAGCTGACGCTGAAGCAATTAAAGCTCAATTAGAAGCTGCTGGTGCGAAAGTAGAAGTTAAATAA